The genomic region TATAAGATCGTCCCACTTATAATAGGTGGGTTTATCCATTGCCAATCACTAATTAATGTTACAGTTAAGGGCAGTGGTTCATTAACCAAAGTATGTTTTAGGGGTTTTTAAAAAATGCAGGGATCCAGAGAAAATTTTCAATCGATTAAAGATGCAATCTTAACGAGAAAAGAAGATTTGATTAATATGCCTCCTGCTCACTCTATTGTTAGTGACAATACCCTAACGATGCAGTTATCTCCATGGAGAAAGAAATTAATTGAAGTGTACGCAAATTCAATGACAACTGGTCCCAAGATATCTGAGAGTGATATTGAAGAGTGGGGCACAGAAGTTTCAGGATTATTGGTAAATTTACAGTTTCCATTAGATGTTGGGTTAAACGAGATCTCTTATTATCGTAACAGTATAGGTGAAATTGTTAGAGACGAAGCAATTCGTCAAGAGCTAACACTAACAGAGTTTTATTCAATTATCTCTGAATTTGATACTGTGGTAGATCATGCGATTCAAATTGTTAGTCGTTCTTATATGGAAGAATTTCATCGAACAATTGAGACAGCAAAGTATGCCATTGATGAGTTATCGGTCCCAGTAGTGCAGTTAACAAAGGATACTGGTGTGATTCCAATTATAGGAGAAATCGATACAAATCGAGCTCGATATCTTATGTTAAATGCGCTTGATCAAGGTGCAGAAATGGGACTAGATCGACTTATTTTAGATCTATCAGGTGTCAGCGTGGTGGACACAATGGTTGCTGGTCAAATTTTCAAAGTCATGGATTCGCTACGCCTTATTGGAATCGATTGTGTTCTTAGTGGTGTCCGACCAGAAGTGGCTCAAACGATGGTGAACTTAGGCATTAAGGTTGAAGGTAAGGTCTATTCAAGCTTACGTAAAGCGATTGAAGATAAGGCAATTGTTGCGAAATAAAAAGAGTGAACACAGTGTTTCTCCACTGTGTTTTTTTATATGGCTGAAGGATGTGTTGACAATTTATTTAGTTGTAACTATAATGGTTACAACAAGAGGTGATTGATATGAAAATTAGTTCAAGATTTTCTGTTGCCGTTCATATTGGTACACTACTAGCATTCAACAACTCTTCTAGGATTACTTCAGATTGGATTGCAGGTAGTGTGAATACCAATCCAGTTGTGATTCGACGTATTCTCTCACAACTTAAAAAAGCTGATATAGTAGATGTGAAAAGTGGCGCTTGGGGAGCAACCTTAAAGAAAGCACCTGAGGATATTCGTTTGCTTGATTTTTATCAAGCCGTACAATCTGTTCCTGATGATGGATTATTTCATATCCATGAAAATCCAAATCCAGATTGTCACGTTGGGGCAAATATTCAAGGGATTCTTGATTTGCTGCTCACTAAAGCTCAATCAGCCATGGAGAATGTATTAGCCGAAATGACGTTGCAGGATGTATTGACGAGTTTTCCGGAAAAAATCAAATGAGATTTTTTCTTTTTTTACCCCTTGTGTAACCAAGGTAGTTACAACTAAAATAGGAGTGATATAGAATGAAAGTAGCAGTAATTGGAGCAACAGGTAAAGCAGGAAATCTTATTGTAGAGGAATTAAAAGAACGTGGTCACGAGGTAACGGCAATTATTCGTAATGCAAAAAAACTTAATATAACAGGTGTACATGTACTTGAAAAGGATGCATTTGAACTAGATGCTACTGATATAAAACCATTTGAAGCAGTTGTAAATGCGTTAGGGTTCCCACCTGATCAATCTGATAAGCATGTAACATTCGGACGTCATCTCATTGATCTTTTTAGTGAAGTGAAAAGCACACGTTTGTTAGTTGTGGGTGGGGCTGGTAGTTTGTATGTTGACAAAGAGCACACCACACAATTAATTGACACACCTGAATTTCCAGATGCTTATAAACCAATTGCAGCAGGTCAAGGGACTAACTTAGCTGATCTGAGAGAAGTTTCAGCATTCGATTGGACATTTGTGAGTCCGGCAGCTGATTTTCGTGCGGATGGTTCTCGTACAGGTACTTATACAAAAGGCGCAGAGGAATTCTTCTTTAATAAAGCTGGTAACAGCTACATTAGTTATGCAGATTATGCCGTTGCGATGGCTGATGAAGTTGAGAATGCATCTGTGCTTAAAGGTCGTTTTGCTGTAGTCGGAGAAGAATCATAAGAATGAAAAAGAAGCCTTGATTTTGTGAGGCTTCTTTTTTGTTTCTAATTGGGATATGGTAAGGTAAAAGAAAGTCTAGGAGGGTATGATATGGCTATAGGACAGTTAGAGAAATTATATCTTCTAAAATTAGTTGAAAATCAAGAAACATACACAAACTTTATAGTAAGCGAGATGAATGATCACGTTTTAAGAATTGCGGTAATGAATGGCGAGTTTCATTGGCATAAGCATGATGATTGTGATGAAATGTTCTATGTTTTAGAGGGTGAATTATTTATCGATCTTGAAGAAAACGAAACAGTGTCTCTTAAAGTAGGGGATATGTTCACGGTTCCAGCAGGTGTTATGCATCGAACGAGATCTAATCAACGAACAGTCAATCTTTGTTTTGAGAAAAAAGAAAATGATATAAATGGATAAGAAATAGTTATCTTTCTACAAATATGCTAATAGGGACGTTGCAATGTGAAAATAAATAAACAAACTTACGATGTCGCCAATCGCAGTTACAAAGGGACCTGATGCTATTGCGGGGTCTAGCTTACACTTGTTAATGATTAATGGCGTGGCAGCTCCGACTAGACAAGTAATAGACAAGGACAAACATATAGATATGCCTACAATAACGCCGAGCAACCAATTCCCCTGTAAAAAAGGTGAAACTGTAATAATTAGCGCAATCACGAGACCGCAAAGTAGACCTGTAAGTATGCCAGTACCGAGTTGTTTTTTTAATAAATGAAAGACACTTCCCCTATCAATTGATCCAAGTGTTAGTCCTCTAACCACTACAGCTAAGGACTGTGTGCCAATATTACCTGCTGACCCCATAATCATTGGAATAAAGGTTGCAAGAATGACAACAGATTCTAATGTTTGTTCAAAATGTTGAATGACTCCACCCGTTAACAAACCTAAAAGCATTAAAAGTATTAACCATGGTGCTCTTTTTTTGCAGCCATAAATGGGGAAAGTGTTAGGTCCGTCGCTCCCCTCACAGCTGCTAGTTCTCCAATATCTTCCGTTGTTTCCTCTTCCATAACATCTATGACATCATCAACTGTAATAATTCCGATTAACTGAGCTTGATCATTGATGACAGGTAAGGCTAATAAATCATGCCTCTTAATGAGTTCTGCAACAATTTCTTGATCCTCGCCACTCCGAACGAAATGGATTGAGGGACTCATCATTTCTGTAACGACAATATGAGCATCTGAAATAATGAGCTGCCTTAACGACAATACACCTGCGAGCTTTTGCTGGTCATCTGTCACATACAAATAGTAAATCGTTTCAGCATCAGGTCTTTTCTTTTTTAACAAACTAATTACGTCTCCTACTGTGAATGAGGATGGGATGGAGAGATATTCATCTGTCATCAAAGAGCCTGCTGTTTGATCCTTATTTAATTCATTCATCTGGTTTTCCTCCTTTTTACAGATCTAAGGAAACAGAAAAGAGGCATCTTCAACGAATGAAGACACCTCCAGAAAAAACGTATAGAAAAATCATGTACCTACATAGATAGACTATCATTTAAACGTTTATAGACCTCATTCGTAGAGCTTTAGCACTGTGTGGCATAGGGAATACCAGCTACGTTAAAAACCACCTTAGCTCGATGGTTCTTGTTGACCCGTTGGCGTCTTTCGATGTTTCCGGGCAGCAGCGTATCTCCAACACAGGAGCCTCACCTAACGATCCTATATTCTGTTACCCTTTTATGGTAGGGAAATATAGTCATATTGTCAATGGTTAAGCTGATTCATTTACTTGAGCTTTTCTTGTTTGCTTCGACGAACCAAAAGTGCTAAAACAACAGCAGCACAGGCAAAGTAAAAACCAGTAGAAAAGCTTAGCTGAGATCCAACCGTCAATGCGTCAGCTATATCAAGGTCTGTTGGGTTATTAATATCAGCTAAATAATTTTGTTGTCCATTCTCCAATATTGCAATAAATAAGGCAGCACCGATTGCACCTGATACCTGCATCAATGTACTTGCAATCGCCGTCCCGTGTGGATAGAGCTTAGTAGGTAATTGATTTAACCCGTTTGTTTGGGATGGCATCATAATCATTGCAATAGAAATCATTAGAAATGAATGTTGCAAAATGATGACCCAGATTGGTACACCTGGTGTTGAGAAACGGTATGTGAATACAGTTATTGCAAGAAGAATGGTTCCTGGAATAAGGATTGGACGTGGCCCAAATTTATCAAAAAGCCGTCCCATAATTGGAGACATGGCTCCGTTTATTAATCCTCCAGGTAGCATAACCAAACCAGTGGCAATCGCAGTAAATGCTAGAGCTCCTTGCATATACATCGGTAATACAAGCATCATGGCAAACATCGTCATCATGACAAGCATAATGAGAAGTAAACCAACTAAAAACATAGGGTACTTGAATACGCGTATATCGAGCATCGGTTTTTCTAACGTCAGTTGTCTCCAAGCTAAATAATGCGAGCGAAACAAATCCAACAATTAAACAAGAGAAAACAACGGGATCTGCAAAGCTGGCATCGCCCTTCCAAGCTGCGCTGAATCCATAGACAATACCTCCAAATCCAAGTGTTGATAGAATAAAAGAAAGCACGTCAAGTTTAGGTCTAGAAACTTCCGTAACATTTTTTAAGATTTTGATTCCAAATAATAATGAAAAGATGGAGATTGGAATGACAAAGTAGAACAACAAGCGCCATGATAGATTTTCAACAATTAACCCCGATACAGTTGGGCCAATTGCAGGAGCAAACATGATCACAAGGCCAACCATTCCCATGGCCGCACCGCGACGCTCAATTGGAATAACTGATAAGATAACGTTTGTCAAAAGTGGAATCATAATGGCCGTTGCAATCGCCTGTATTAATCGACCAATCAATAATACGGAGAAAATAGGGCTGATTCCTGCTACTAGTGTACCTAGAGTAAATAAAGACATCGCCGTAATAAATAACTGACGAGTCGTAAATCGTTGCATAAAATAAGCAGAGATTGGGATTAATGTCCCAATAATAAGCATGTAGCCCGTTACTAACCATTGAACGGTACTGTACGCAACATTAAACTCACTCATAATTGCATTTAAAGCTACATTTAGAATCGTTTCATTTAAAATAGCCACAAATGCACCAGACAGTAATACAGCAAGTAGCGGTACCACTTTGATCTTTGGTATTTCTTTTTTTACATTTATTTGTTCTGTATGTCCAACGTCCACATACATTCCTCCCTACATTACATTTACGAAACGGTATCGTTTCCTAAAGTATCGTACCACCACTAATAATGAAACGCAATCGTTTCGTATTTTGTTTACAATAAAAAAATGGTATGATGGATTTGGTAAGTTCATGCTCAAAAGGGGGAATCAACATTGAATGATAGCGTTCATCACCATGATGAAGAGAACAAACGGGGAAGACCAATGGATCTAACTCGTAATCAGGTCATCATAGACAAAACCCTAGAGCTCCTGGCAGAAGTAGGCTTTGACTCACTTACAATTGAGGCCATTGCTCATCAAGCAAAGGTAGGAAAAGCAACGATTTATCGTAGATGGTCGTCAAAAGAAGAGCTCGTCATTGATGCAGTCTCATCTACTAGTCCGTTTGAGTCGTTTATGGATAGAATAGATTTTGATAAAAATATACGGGAGCAGTTAATTGATTTGCTTTGTTTTTGTTTCCGGGAAGAACACGAAGTCCACCAGCAGGCAATGACAGCAATTGGTTCAGCACTGCCGCATAATAAGGAGCTAGAGCAAGGGCTTCATAATAACTTTTACCAAAAGCTTCGAGCTGCTATTTTAACGGTTCTAGAACCATTTCTAAAGGAAGATCACGCGCTTGAACCAGATGAATTAGATTTGCTAGTCGATATTGGACCAAGCTTTAATCATCTATCGTATGTATTTAATGCGTAAACCTTTCGATCGTAAGTATATCGAGAATATTGTGGATCATTTGATGTTATCGATGCTAGAAACACATCTTAAAAGATCATGATAAAAGCCCTCAACACAGTGTGTTAAGGGCTTAATAGTGTCCACGTCTAAACTTTATCAATGACATACGCATTTTTAGTGCGATAATATTTTTCTCCATCTTCTGCGGAGTGCTCAAAATAACCTTCAAATGCTTGTACAATTCTAAACTGTCTCTCAGGATTAGCGAACAGTTGATTCTCATTGGAAGATAGAATAACAGCATCTGATTTAGAAATAAATTGATCGATCTCTGCCGCTTTATAGTTTACTCCTACTTCGAGTTCATTTACCTTACTCAAAATAAAAACCTCCCTGTTAATCTAATTCTTTATTCTATATTTATTGCCATTACCGTTTAAAGAAAAAATAAAACATGTAATAAGAAGTAAGAGTAAGTTGTTATATATAGGTCTATAACAATAAGTCATAAAACCTTTTCCGCAGTGGAAAAGGTTTTATAACTTATTGTTCGTTAGAAAGCCCATCAGCCCAAGCTTTAAGCTTCTTTACAGGGAAGTACACTTGTCCATTAACTTTAATATGAGGAACAGAAGGATAGTCTTTCACAAGAGCCTTTGCATCTTCTTTTGAAATACCTATGTAATCGTGAACTTGATTTTCTTTTATTAGCTTCGGTGGTCCCCACTCATCATCCTCTGTAAAACGACTGAGAAGAGATTTAGCGTTTGGATTGTTAAAATTTTTTAATCCATCTCCTATAAAATAAGCAGCCCCAACCATTCCAACTGCTAGCCAAAAAAATTCATGCATCATGTCATTCCCCTAACCATTTATTTTTGTTAATCATACCATGTATACCCATATTAAGGTAGAATGGATGTGGAAAGGGGTTGGGTGGAGAATTGGATATTGTTGAGATACATGAGCTAGAAAGACATGAAGTTAAAGATTTTTTCAAAACACATTGGGGTTCAGATGAGATGGTTATATCAAGTGGAATCTTTACCTGCAGTGAACTAGATGGTTTTCTCACTCGAGACCGATCAGGCGATATAAATGGTTTAATTACATATGTAATAAGGCAAGAGACATGTGAAATGATTTCTTTAGATAGTGTGATGGAGGGAAAAGGCATAGGCTCAGCACTTCTTCATGCTGTGGAGAATAGAGCACGAAACCAAGGTTGCTCGATTATCAAGTTAGTTACAACAAATGATAATATGAGAGCGTTGAGTTTTTATCAGAAGCGAGAGTATCGCCTTTCACGAATTATAAAAGATGCAGTGACAGAAGCAAGAAAACAAAAGCCAGAAATCCCATTGATCGGGTACCATGGGATTCCATTATTTGATGAGATTGAGCTAGTTAAGGAGCTTGGTGGCAATGAAACAAAATAAATATGATGAACTAGATTTTTTTAACGCGTACGCACAGATGTCTCGTTCTATTCATGGATTGAAGGCAGCTTGGGAGTGGCATGTGTTAAAGGAATTAATGCCGAACCTGAAGGACAAACGAGTTTTAGATTTGGGCTGTGGCTATGGCTGGCACTGCGGGTATGCTGAGTCAAATGGAGCAGCTTCAGTAATCGGCGTAGATTTATCAAAAAAAATGCTGGAGAAAGCGCAGGAATTACACGGGTCAAAAAACATATCATTTCTGAATAAGTCCATAGAGGAAGTTACTTTTCCACAGAGTTCATTTGATGTTGTGATAAGTTCATTGGCTCTGCATTATGTGAAGGATTATCGTGAAGTGGTCCATAATGTGTATGATCTGTTGGCGGAAGGTGGAACCTTTTTATTTTCCGTTGAACATCCAATCTTTACATCGCGTCCGGAACAAGACTGGTATGTGAATGAAAAAGAAGAGATTCTACATTGGCCAATCGATTCTTATCAAGAAGAAGATAGAAGAGAGACAAGTTTTTTAACCAACGATGTCGTAAAATATCACCGAACCATCTCAACATATATAAATGAATTGATTAGTGCTGGTTTTATCATTCAGGCAGTGGAGGAACCAAAACCAACTGAAGAAGCACTTAAGGAATCGGTGGAAATGAGAGATGAGCTGAGAAGGCCGATGTTTTTGATGGTGTTGGTTCGTAAGGCGTAGACATAATTTTAGTATTGGGTGTGTGTTTATGAAATGTAATGCAACGTGTGGTGTTCTCTTTTTAGTTATGCTCAGTGGGTGTACAACTGCTAACACCGAGCAACTAGAAACTACGGAACAAGATAATATTTATAATGGAAGTGGAATTGTATACCAATATGAACCGATTGAGCATACAAATTCTCCCCAGCCTTATCAAGTGATCGTGGATGAAGATTTTGAATTATTTAGCGATCACGAACATGCAAACTATTACAATATGAAATTTTTATATAAACCTGATTTAGAGAATTATACGTTCCAATTAAAATCAGAGTTAGGTGATATAGAAAAAGAGGTTGCAACGTTTTCGATCTCAGGAGCAAATGCTATTGAAATGGGTCTGTTGAGTTCACCTGAGTATTATGATTTTGAATCAGCCCGCTCGGAAAAGGAACAGGCAGAGATCGAACATAATATAAAAGAAGAAATTAAACAGAATAAAGAATATGGATTAGAAGAGTTCAAAGATCAACTGATAGAATTGGCTGAATCAGAACCTGTAGTCGTAACAGACGAGGAAGAAGACTTGGGAATCTTTTCATTTATGGTAGAGACTATTGCGGAAAAAGGATATCATAAATTTCAATTAGCTGTAGGGAACAAAACGATTATATTTCTGCAGAGATGACGATTCCAGAAGGTCAAAAAGATCAGTTGCTTGACCAAATGTTGGAAAGTATTCAATCAGTAACGAATAATCGTGATCGGTTTTTTGAAGAATTCACGGATGTTAAAATTCCATCTATCTATACATATGAACCACCAAAACATCATGATGAGTATTATCCTGAGATTGGATATTCCTATCATGCACCCAAAACAGACCATTTCTTTTTAAATGATAGATATGGTAGCTATTATGGATATCGTTTTAC from Alkalicoccobacillus plakortidis harbors:
- a CDS encoding STAS domain-containing protein, giving the protein MQGSRENFQSIKDAILTRKEDLINMPPAHSIVSDNTLTMQLSPWRKKLIEVYANSMTTGPKISESDIEEWGTEVSGLLVNLQFPLDVGLNEISYYRNSIGEIVRDEAIRQELTLTEFYSIISEFDTVVDHAIQIVSRSYMEEFHRTIETAKYAIDELSVPVVQLTKDTGVIPIIGEIDTNRARYLMLNALDQGAEMGLDRLILDLSGVSVVDTMVAGQIFKVMDSLRLIGIDCVLSGVRPEVAQTMVNLGIKVEGKVYSSLRKAIEDKAIVAK
- a CDS encoding Rrf2 family transcriptional regulator; its protein translation is MKISSRFSVAVHIGTLLAFNNSSRITSDWIAGSVNTNPVVIRRILSQLKKADIVDVKSGAWGATLKKAPEDIRLLDFYQAVQSVPDDGLFHIHENPNPDCHVGANIQGILDLLLTKAQSAMENVLAEMTLQDVLTSFPEKIK
- a CDS encoding NAD(P)-dependent oxidoreductase, which gives rise to MKVAVIGATGKAGNLIVEELKERGHEVTAIIRNAKKLNITGVHVLEKDAFELDATDIKPFEAVVNALGFPPDQSDKHVTFGRHLIDLFSEVKSTRLLVVGGAGSLYVDKEHTTQLIDTPEFPDAYKPIAAGQGTNLADLREVSAFDWTFVSPAADFRADGSRTGTYTKGAEEFFFNKAGNSYISYADYAVAMADEVENASVLKGRFAVVGEES
- a CDS encoding cupin domain-containing protein — its product is MAIGQLEKLYLLKLVENQETYTNFIVSEMNDHVLRIAVMNGEFHWHKHDDCDEMFYVLEGELFIDLEENETVSLKVGDMFTVPAGVMHRTRSNQRTVNLCFEKKENDING
- a CDS encoding magnesium transporter, with the protein product MLLGLLTGGVIQHFEQTLESVVILATFIPMIMGSAGNIGTQSLAVVVRGLTLGSIDRGSVFHLLKKQLGTGILTGLLCGLVIALIITVSPFLQGNWLLGVIVGISICLSLSITCLVGAATPLIINKCKLDPAIASGPFVTAIGDIVSLFIYFHIATSLLAYL
- a CDS encoding CBS domain-containing protein, whose product is MNELNKDQTAGSLMTDEYLSIPSSFTVGDVISLLKKKRPDAETIYYLYVTDDQQKLAGVLSLRQLIISDAHIVVTEMMSPSIHFVRSGEDQEIVAELIKRHDLLALPVINDQAQLIGIITVDDVIDVMEEETTEDIGELAAVRGATDLTLSPFMAAKKEHHG
- a CDS encoding MFS transporter, whose protein sequence is MYMQGALAFTAIATGLVMLPGGLINGAMSPIMGRLFDKFGPRPILIPGTILLAITVFTYRFSTPGVPIWVIILQHSFLMISIAMIMMPSQTNGLNQLPTKLYPHGTAIASTLMQVSGAIGAALFIAILENGQQNYLADINNPTDLDIADALTVGSQLSFSTGFYFACAAVVLALLVRRSKQEKLK
- a CDS encoding MFS transporter, which produces MDVGHTEQINVKKEIPKIKVVPLLAVLLSGAFVAILNETILNVALNAIMSEFNVAYSTVQWLVTGYMLIIGTLIPISAYFMQRFTTRQLFITAMSLFTLGTLVAGISPIFSVLLIGRLIQAIATAIMIPLLTNVILSVIPIERRGAAMGMVGLVIMFAPAIGPTVSGLIVENLSWRLLFYFVIPISIFSLLFGIKILKNVTEVSRPKLDVLSFILSTLGFGGIVYGFSAAWKGDASFADPVVFSCLIVGFVSLALFSLETTDVRKTDARYTRIQVPYVFSWFTSHYACHDDDVCHDACITDVYARSSSIYCDCHWFGYATWRINKRSHVSNYGTAF
- a CDS encoding TetR/AcrR family transcriptional regulator, translated to MNDSVHHHDEENKRGRPMDLTRNQVIIDKTLELLAEVGFDSLTIEAIAHQAKVGKATIYRRWSSKEELVIDAVSSTSPFESFMDRIDFDKNIREQLIDLLCFCFREEHEVHQQAMTAIGSALPHNKELEQGLHNNFYQKLRAAILTVLEPFLKEDHALEPDELDLLVDIGPSFNHLSYVFNA
- a CDS encoding DNA-binding protein, with the translated sequence MMHEFFWLAVGMVGAAYFIGDGLKNFNNPNAKSLLSRFTEDDEWGPPKLIKENQVHDYIGISKEDAKALVKDYPSVPHIKVNGQVYFPVKKLKAWADGLSNEQ
- a CDS encoding GNAT family N-acetyltransferase → MDIVEIHELERHEVKDFFKTHWGSDEMVISSGIFTCSELDGFLTRDRSGDINGLITYVIRQETCEMISLDSVMEGKGIGSALLHAVENRARNQGCSIIKLVTTNDNMRALSFYQKREYRLSRIIKDAVTEARKQKPEIPLIGYHGIPLFDEIELVKELGGNETK
- a CDS encoding class I SAM-dependent methyltransferase, which codes for MKQNKYDELDFFNAYAQMSRSIHGLKAAWEWHVLKELMPNLKDKRVLDLGCGYGWHCGYAESNGAASVIGVDLSKKMLEKAQELHGSKNISFLNKSIEEVTFPQSSFDVVISSLALHYVKDYREVVHNVYDLLAEGGTFLFSVEHPIFTSRPEQDWYVNEKEEILHWPIDSYQEEDRRETSFLTNDVVKYHRTISTYINELISAGFIIQAVEEPKPTEEALKESVEMRDELRRPMFLMVLVRKA